In the genome of Deinococcota bacterium, one region contains:
- the hutU gene encoding urocanate hydratase, with product MPKTPIKAPIGPEKTAKGWIQEAAKRMLMNNLDPEVAEKPEELIVYGGRGKAARNWPAYHKIVETLDRLENHQTLLIQSGKPVAVLETQPLAPRVLIANSNLVPNWASWEEFDRLDHAGLMMYGQMTAGSWIYIGTQGILQGTFETFAAAGEKHFGGSLKGTVTVTAGLGGMGGAQPLAVTLAGGVAVCVEIEPQRVQRRLETRYLDEVATSLDDAIARAERAKGEGRALSIGLLGNAAAVLPEMVKRGFIPDLVTDQTSAHDPMWGYIPVLRPDEDADHLREMQPELYLARAREAMAAHVRAILEMQARGAVAFDYGNNLRAQAKLAGVENAFDYPGFVPAFIREAFCEGRGPFRWVALSGDPADIAATDRALLELFPDDPKLQRWLGWAGERIAFQGLPARIGWLGYKERDRAGLLFNEMVRDGRLKAPIVIGRDHLDAGSVASPYRETESMKDGSDAVSDWPLLNFAVGVASGAAWMSFHHGGGVGMGYSQHAGLVAVADGSEEAERRLGLCLVNDPALGVARHADAGYDKAKRVAHERGLDLPSL from the coding sequence ATGCCCAAGACCCCTATCAAAGCACCGATTGGCCCGGAGAAGACCGCCAAGGGCTGGATCCAAGAGGCGGCCAAGCGCATGCTGATGAACAACCTCGACCCGGAGGTGGCCGAGAAGCCCGAGGAGCTCATCGTCTACGGCGGGCGCGGCAAGGCGGCGCGCAACTGGCCGGCCTACCACAAGATCGTCGAGACCCTCGACAGGCTGGAAAACCACCAGACGCTGCTGATCCAGTCCGGCAAGCCCGTCGCCGTCCTGGAGACCCAGCCGCTCGCCCCGCGCGTGCTTATCGCCAACAGCAACCTCGTCCCCAACTGGGCCAGCTGGGAGGAGTTCGACCGCCTCGACCACGCGGGTCTGATGATGTACGGGCAGATGACCGCGGGCTCGTGGATCTACATCGGCACCCAGGGCATCCTCCAGGGCACGTTTGAAACCTTCGCCGCGGCAGGGGAGAAGCACTTCGGCGGCAGCCTGAAGGGCACCGTCACGGTGACGGCGGGCCTGGGCGGCATGGGCGGCGCGCAGCCTCTAGCGGTCACGCTGGCGGGCGGCGTGGCTGTATGCGTGGAGATCGAGCCACAGCGCGTTCAGCGCCGACTGGAGACGCGCTATCTTGACGAGGTGGCGACGTCCTTGGATGACGCCATCGCCCGCGCCGAGAGGGCCAAGGGCGAAGGCCGCGCCCTCTCCATCGGCCTCCTCGGCAACGCCGCCGCGGTCCTGCCCGAAATGGTCAAGCGAGGCTTCATTCCCGACCTCGTCACCGACCAGACCAGCGCCCACGACCCGATGTGGGGCTATATCCCCGTGCTCAGGCCCGACGAGGACGCGGATCACCTGCGCGAAATGCAACCCGAGCTCTACCTGGCGCGCGCTAGAGAGGCGATGGCGGCGCACGTGCGGGCGATTCTCGAGATGCAAGCGCGTGGCGCCGTCGCCTTCGACTACGGCAACAACCTGCGCGCCCAGGCCAAGCTGGCGGGCGTGGAGAACGCCTTCGATTACCCCGGCTTCGTGCCCGCCTTTATCCGCGAGGCGTTCTGCGAGGGGCGCGGCCCCTTTCGCTGGGTGGCGCTCTCCGGCGATCCGGCGGACATCGCCGCCACCGACCGGGCGCTCTTGGAGCTATTCCCCGACGACCCCAAGCTCCAGCGCTGGCTGGGCTGGGCGGGCGAAAGGATCGCCTTTCAGGGCCTGCCCGCGCGCATAGGCTGGCTGGGCTACAAGGAGCGCGACCGGGCGGGCCTGCTCTTCAACGAGATGGTCAGGGACGGCCGCCTCAAGGCGCCCATCGTCATCGGCCGCGACCACTTGGACGCCGGCTCGGTCGCCAGCCCCTACCGCGAGACCGAGAGCATGAAGGACGGCTCCGACGCGGTCTCCGACTGGCCGCTGCTCAACTTCGCGGTCGGCGTCGCCAGCGGCGCCGCCTGGATGAGCTTCCACCACGGCGGCGGCGTCGGCATGGGTTACAGTCAGCACGCCGGCCTGGTCGCGGTCGCCGACGGCAGCGAGGAGGCCGAGAGGCGCCTCGGGCTCTGCCTCGTCAACGACCCGGCACTGGGCGTCGCCCGCCACGCCGACGCGGGCTACGACAAGGCCAAGAGGGTGGCGCACGAGCGCGGCCTCGACCTGCCGAGCCTATGA
- a CDS encoding arginase family protein: MSHLPYGGIATFARAPLVELEGAWRADAAVLGIPFDLALGFRPGARFAPRAIREASLRYPLSEGGFYDLRTDGMRLAGLEMRDAGDVVLPSLEPELARERTEAAARALRERATLPVFLGGDHSVSYPLLRAYSDVPDLHVVQLDAHLDFTDVRNETRYSNSSPFRRASEDLANLAHITTLGLRGLRSDREAVRAALSRGHTLVPMWELERLDEAIERLPRGKQVYLSFDVDALEPSVLPATSSPEVDGLSYAQAMTLIAATAARNSLVGMDIVELAPGLDASGNSALLVARLVVETLAEVFG; this comes from the coding sequence ATGAGCCACCTGCCCTACGGCGGCATTGCCACCTTCGCCCGCGCGCCGCTCGTTGAGCTCGAGGGCGCTTGGCGCGCGGACGCGGCCGTCCTCGGCATTCCCTTCGACCTCGCCCTGGGCTTCCGGCCGGGCGCGCGCTTCGCGCCGCGCGCCATCCGCGAGGCCTCCTTGCGCTACCCGCTGTCCGAGGGGGGTTTTTACGACCTGAGGACGGACGGGATGCGGCTGGCGGGACTGGAGATGCGTGACGCCGGCGACGTGGTCTTGCCCAGCCTCGAGCCCGAGCTGGCGCGCGAGCGCACCGAGGCGGCGGCGCGGGCCTTGCGGGAAAGGGCCACCCTGCCCGTCTTTTTAGGCGGCGACCACAGCGTGAGCTATCCCCTCCTGCGCGCCTACAGCGACGTGCCGGACCTCCACGTCGTCCAGCTCGACGCCCATTTGGACTTCACCGACGTCCGCAACGAGACCCGCTACAGCAACTCGAGCCCCTTTCGCCGCGCCAGTGAGGACCTGGCGAACCTCGCCCACATCACCACCCTCGGCCTGCGCGGCCTGCGCAGCGACCGCGAGGCGGTAAGGGCGGCGCTCTCTCGCGGGCACACGCTCGTGCCGATGTGGGAGCTGGAACGGCTGGACGAGGCAATAGAGCGCCTGCCACGGGGCAAGCAGGTTTATCTCTCCTTCGACGTGGACGCGCTCGAGCCCAGCGTCTTGCCCGCCACCAGCAGCCCCGAGGTGGACGGCCTCTCCTACGCCCAGGCGATGACGCTCATCGCCGCGACCGCTGCGCGCAACAGCCTCGTCGGCATGGACATCGTCGAGCTCGCGCCAGGGCTCGACGCGAGCGGCAACAGCGCGCTACTCGTCGCCCGCCTCGTCGTGGAGACGCTGGCCGAGGTCTTCGGATGA